The nucleotide window tttcctttttatggaCAAAAATTTATATACTCTAAAATTTATGTAAACTTGAAAAGTAATTTTATATATATGATGAATTCGAAAAGAATAAAattgaactattccacttattatttaatttaaatactTAATTAATATTTCAGGTGAATCTCATAACACTCCTGTTTAAATTAGAGCAATATTTATCATTTTCAGAAACTTACATCTATTTTTAGGTTTTGCTTTataactcaaaaatatttttcaatattatttgtatgatatttttagaagTTTATGCTAATGAATACATGATACACAAGCATCACATGACCCTAAGACTATGTAATATTCAAGATAACGttttttatatttgaaatatTGTTTTTTCCCACAAATTTGCTTGTGTAtcttctatttttaatttttctattagcATCTTGGTtgatctatatttatatttttttagtttagGAACTTAGATGTCAAAATATCAAAACTAAAGCTGGCCAAACCTAAAAGAGAAGGATATGTTGTATCTTTTGCATCGTCACAATTGCAATATTGTACAATTGTTTTATACGCTTATATAGTTTAATTGTAAAATTTGTACAAGGTAAAATTTTTAATGAAATAAAGCCTAAAATGTTATGATTTCTTACTTagtcaaataaggaaaaatataataagtaaaatttgagttaattttaaactcctaaaaattagaaaaataattaaattaccaTTTTGTCTAGTATGAActttttttaaaggataaaaaaggcgaacgacatttcgctaaaggtcttcgtgcttttaatataactagttattatgtacgtgcgttgcacgttaataatgacaccTGATGGTTTAGTCAATTCTTTATATGAAGGGACACCAAATTAAATGAATAagataaatatcaataataaaacaACCcttaaaatatatgtatatgtaaaGCCGCTATAATTTAAAATAACAAGAAATGTTATTACATATATTAGCATAATATGGGAACTCAAACTGATTGGATATCATCGTCCTGAACATGCAAAAATGATCAATTAAGTCATGTCAGTTATGACATAATATTATGCACAAATAGTCTATGAATATGCAATGTGATGATATCTTACCTAAGACTTCTTTGTAGACGATATTCTTTGTGTATGTACCATTCCGACACTTTGATTGCTCCGTCATGATAAGAACTTTCGTTGTGGACATCGATAtttctcttgaaagtgcaacatatagttgCCCATgtgagaaaacatgttgcggtaGATACAATCCAACATTCGGAattgtttgtccttgtgctttatttattgtcaTTGCAAAACACAAGCGTACTGGAAATTGTTTAcggacaaatttaaaaggatatccttCATTTTCCGGAGGTGAAAGCTGAATTCTGGGGATGAACACATGCTTGGAAGTACATTGACCCATCATAATTTCTGCATGTATGGCGTTGTTGTCAAAACCTCTGCATACCATCCTTGTACTATTGCATAGGCTATTTGACGGATCTAAATTTCTCAATAACATGATGGGcgcatttttcttcaaaatcaacctatatgcAAGAGAaaatcaattttcaattataagaTTATCATCAACTCTTCCATTAAAGAAACAAAGAACTGAAGGAAAAAATAATGTGCACGAAGTAAAAGAAAACTAAAGGGATTTAGATgtcaaaataaattaaaatccTCATAAAGcatgtttttttaattattatcctTTAAAGAATTACGAACTGTGACTGAGTGAAAGAGGAAGAAGGCATACAATGAtatctataaaaataaaaatatgtaatgGTTCATAATTCAATGGGAACTCTTTAAGCATTTAGAGAGTTAGAACCTAACCCATTTCAAATTTGACATAATAACGTTGTGAGAATTTTTGTGTCTGTTATATACAAATATgatagtaatatatatatatatatatatatatatatatatatatatatatatatataaggaataCTGAACTTGACAACGAACCTGTGCGGTGGAAGGCCGTTTGGTGTTAatgtatttaagtattcttcctGATAGTAGTTGTTGGTATCATCTTCTGCTGAGTCGAAACTGTGAAATATTTTGCTCTCACCAGGGAACTTGTCAATCAACATCtcatttagttgatcaacatattcatttctgctagctaagatagctCTTTCTGTCATGTACTTTGCACAACTTCCATTTTCGTTTAATGATGGAAATATTTTGGTTATTAAGCGATCTTCACCACTAATATTACCGTTGGGTTTGATAACCAATTGCTCAGGGAGGAGGATCATATCATCTTTTATTGTATGCTCTTCCCCATTGCCGATGCGAAGCAAAAAATCACTGAATGTTGTATCTATTTTTTGCTCTCATATTTCTTGttaactgaatttttccattttaGGCCATAAGTATTATTTTACCAAGCTAGCATTTACAGTCTCAGCTCTCGTCGcttttggaactactggtagtacttgacgAAAATCACCACCAAAAACCATTACTTTTCCACCAAATGGTTCATCGATATCCATTATATCTCTGAAGCTCCTGTCAATTGTTTCGATAGTCTGACGTCTTGCCATAggtgcttcatcccatattatcaactTTGCTTTTCTTATTAATTTTGCACCGCCACTTTGCTTAGACATATTCGTAATGGTAGTTTCACTTGTTTGCAGAGGTATGTCGAATCTAGAGTGAGCTGTACGACCCCCTGGTAAAATTGTTGTTGCTATACCACTTGTTGCTGTTGCTAATACTATCATACCCGTGATCTGACATTTGCAAGCAATGCACGATAAAGGAATGTTTTTCCGGTTCCTCTGGGCCCATCTACAAAGAACAATCCTATTCTACCTGAATCTACTCTTTGCAATATAGTCTTAAAAGCTTATTCTTGTTCAGGATGTAGCTTTGATTGTGTATTGAAGACTTCTTCATCCACTTGTATCGCCTTATCTTCAGTAATCTCTCTGCATTCTGAAGTAACATTATCATCTCGACTCCGATAAAGTTTTGGTAAATCATATCTTTCAACACTCTTGCCCATGCTTTCTAGGAAATAATTAATGCTCTTCAATGTGCACTGCAATTGAGTATCAGATGAACTCTCATGTATCCTTTTGAAGTCCTCTGACATATCCTCGTAATATGTGTCCCATAGTTTTCTAGTGTCTGTTGGATTACAATGTACCAATATAGTTGCAAATAAATTTCTTAGAGCTGATGGCATTTTGAAGAGAACTGCCTCACGTAAGCATTCAGAAATGCTGTTATCTGATTCTAGTAACCCTCTTTCTCTTGCAGATTCCTTGAATGTTTGGCAATCTCTTCCATTAACCTTGAGTAAGTCTTCAAATGAAAATGGTCCTTTaacataattcaacaataatCTCAAATAGTATCTTTCACCTTCGTTAGGATTAGCTGCTTTATTCAAGGAAAGAAGATAAATAGATGAAatttaaagaaagaaataaaaacttCATTGAGTGAAATCTTCAGTTCGTTACCTGTAGCAATTCGGCCAATTACagatctttttttcctttttgcccATTTCTTTGATTGAGAGTTCCATACATAATACTCTGGAAATTCTTTGTATAGGTATATTCGTGCCTCTTCGTCTGTTAAGCATGTCTTGAAATACTCAGTGAGCATGGTTTTCTTGACATTGTCTGATGCTATAATAGTTTGCAAATTTTGCCTTTTCCAGTAGTACactaatatgtataaatattacgttagaaattatatattggaTAATTTAATACACATCTGAACACAATATCTTATCTACTCGATCAATGACAAAGAGAATTAGTATTTAATAGTCAATGTAGCGTAAAAGTAAcatcccaaaattaaattccaatcTTTACCAGCGAGGGAACAGTTGATATGAATGCATCAAAAACAAAGAAGATATTTGCACTATTTATGCAGATTTCTTTTTTTGACGATACAAGATAGAGAATTAATCTTTATAATCTAAAGTCTTAAACATTGGTTGGAGGTTTTCCAGTTGTATTGGCTGAGAGAGAACCGTAAATTTTCTAATACTTTGCCTGTTTTGACACCAAATCAGCTTCCCAAATGCTTATGATTTACCTTACGAATCAAAGTTTGTACTGGATAATGCCAATAAAGCATTGTAACAAtaaaaatttatgttttcatatcTTATTAAGAATGAGAGTTAAAAATTCATGGCAGTAGTATGTGATTGAATATATATAAGTAATTAACAGTGAATGTAAAATTAGATAACCTCCTTCTAGGTCACTATAAAGTTGATCAATAAGAGATTAAAGTTCACTGTTGGATATAAGAATTTACCTGCTTGTTTATCTGGGAGATGTAGCTGAAAGTTAATGACTGGAGGTTGCATCTCACTAAGATTGAATTCATAAATTCTTCAAAGTGCTTCCGACGGGGATATCCAACGCGCATCTTGGAAGTTTTTAATTTCATCAATTATTTTTCCCCATCATCCGACTCAATATAAACAGCGCACCTATCGTGACCtttatatatatacttgtacAAATACTTTATAGCCTTCACTCCGGAGCAAGCCTCAACATTGATATGACAGTTGTATCTAGTTAGTAAATAAGGATTATAAGGTACAACCCACTGATTATTCATCACCATGCCACAAACTTTTGCGCTCTTCCCGTCATTTCTTCTCCTATAAATAGGATATCCATCCTTCATGCAGGGGTTTGATGGACGATAGTTTCCACACGGACCATGCATCATATTCTTGACAACCAATTCATGCAATATTGGATATTCGTCTTTGTCTGGTAGTTCTGCTATAATATATTTGTCATACTGATCTGGTGATGTTATCTTGTGTCCTTCTTTAAGTATTAATAAAAGGTGTATCTGGGGTAGACCTATATTTTGAATTCAACCACAAATGCATGTGCTGTTACTTCCCCTAATATTTGTTTTTTGAATATTTGATCCTTTTAAGTCTTGTAATTTTGCTCTGAAAACTCTGGTCACCAAGTCGGGTCTGTCTTGAGGAAGTTGGCCTTCGCATAAATTTTCTTGAATCTTTGCCCAATCGGCATTACATGTCATTGTGATGAATAGGTCCAGTTTACCAAAACGTTGAACCAGCGCCATAGGATCCATATACCGACGACGCATATCCCTAGGACCTCCGATAAATGATGCCGGAAGTATTACTCTCTGGCCAACTTTATCGCCTCTACATTCTCCAGCCATGATACTATCAATTATACCTTGCAATATTTCCCTTCTAAAATTTGATTGGTCAAATCGAAAATACTCAAGTCTAGTTGTTTCTAGTTTGATGTATATGTCAACCACAAATTGTTGCAATAATCGTCCACATAATAGCAATATGGATTTTTCTCCTCTTCGAACTTGTAGTTTATAGTAGTAGTACTCTCTACATGACACACATAATTTAGATTCACGTTGTACACCTACAAAAGAGTATGTTTCAAGATTATTTCATGGGAAAATAATCAAATGTTCTATCGTCTTCTTATTGAGAGCGATGAAACTATACATAAAAAAGGTACTAAATCATTAAAAGATAGTTTTTTTTGGAATACTTTTCCTTGTTGCTCTCTGCTAATCACCTCTTCAACAGAGGTAAAGGTTGAGGTGCTTTGATTGATGCTTGCAATATCACTTGTGCCCAAACCTAtgtttgatttatttattttttgtattccTTGATGCCAACCGACTATTTGGAAAAAGTATAGGATACTGTAGTGGATCATAACAACCATAATAATGTTTCACACTATGTTTGTTTCCAGAATGTTCGTGAATGATAATATCTCTCTCGAATGGTACATTTGGATTGTTTCCATCTATCCAAATTGCAGCAACTTGATCTACTGGGGGTTTATTATAGACTCATTGATCTAGGGTCGCACTTGCAACAATTTGAATATGCAAATCTTTAAGTTCCGAATGATCCTTTAATTGGCGAAAGAATTGTGCATAAGGATTCCCATCCATTATCTGCGTGATTCTTTTCACAATTTCCTCTTATAAATTTGCTTCTTGTAGTTTTGATATCCTATTGCTTAACTCATTCTCAGTGTCAAAAAAGTATAATTGAAAATAACATGGATTATCATCACGTGGTACCAATGATGGAAGATCGTGATATATTTGGCCCTGTGCTTTAAAAGTGTAAACTCCTTTCCTTGAAGATGCCAGTTGTTTGTCAAGTTTAATACCAAAGGCTGTAAATGAGAAGATGCTATTGTATGCTCTAACATTTCTCCAAAACTCCTTGGCTTCGTCTGACTGTGCAACAAATAACTCATATAATTGAGCTGAAACTTCCGTATTTGCTAATTTGATAGACCCATTTGCGCAACAAAATGCCGGAGGCTCAAATAGAAACCTTTTAGCATGGCAATATTTGCATTCAGGTTCACTTTCCAACTTATAAGTATGTGATATTGATAGTTCGTAAGAAACTTCTCCTAAGAGAAACATATACAGAAATTAAGTAAGCATAAGATACAATCTTAAATTTCTTTATTCAATAGAAACATAGAGTACACAGCAAGACAAATTTACCTTCATTTTCCACTCTTTTGATAAAGCCTTGAATagccaatttattacttcagGGTGCTTCCTAGGTCGTCTTTCTACATTGTCTGTATTTTGTACTGGTTGATTCCATGCCATACATTTTTGAACCCTTCTCATTGAGGCACCTAATTGCCAATTTTCTACAATAAAAAAAACAATCTAAAATTTGTATCGCAGATTTGGATTAATCACTGTTAAATGTGAAGATGTAGTAAGATTGATATGTCCGTGAAAATCATAAGGATCAGTATTTTGGTGTAATCATATTTACTCAACCGGTACTGTTGTACTTGTTTTGGAACCAAATTTAAGTGCAATGAACTTTTTGACTTCTATCATGTAACCTTCTATATTTTCAACCATTATTTGAAGAGAATAAATTATCATATACCGCATTAATATCCTAAATAATCATGAGCATACCTCCCAAATTTAGTAAGGTATAGTTGAATTAACATACCATTCCTGATTTGCGTCGTTGAATGGTTGAGCTGTTTATCAATATTTTCAGTATGCACAACTGCTTTTCTCTTTCTTCCTACAAAATTTATTACAATTACAGTACCATATTTAATTTGTTATGTATACTGTAATGATAAGTAATGAGTATGTTATGGTTACCTGAAATTTTCTATTCGCCTTCACAATGGTTTTGTATGTTTGGCTTTGCGGCAGTTGAACTAATATATTTATCCATCCTCCGATTGGCATAAGCTAATTTCCGTTGTTCTACCAACGAACAACAAAAATTTATATAATCAATTAACTTATAAATTAATTTTAGCATATGCTCAAGAATAGGAAATAtcaattattgttgttgttaccttGTTCTGCCATCTGTCTAAATCGAACAAATATCTGTGTCATAACAGAAAACTGTTAAtatcataattttatctttattagATAGTCGGAGTAATTCTCCAAAGATAACAGATACTTACTAAAATTAAAAGCTAGATTATTATAGGTCATTTCTAACTTGAAAGACCAAAGCAATAAAACTTGTTTGATAAGATtaataaagatatatattcaTCAGAAGAAATAATACCTTCCGCAATGGTTGCAGAGAATCGCAAAGTTTGCAGAATTATGTTATGGAGTAATACTTCTCAATAAGTTTATGACGGAGAATATGGAACAGTGGCTTCTTTTATAGAAGTGTTTGACTCCCTTTTTTTTAATGGATTCAGACAATATAATAAGTTCTCAAATCAAATTAGTAATAGGAATGGATTCGGACAATATAAGACTTTGCCAAATATAAGAATCTTTAAGAAGTATAACACAGTCCTAGAGGTATTAATATTAGGTGtaggatttggacaatataataagAGATTGTCAAATATAGTAATATTTACAACATGTAGctcaaaaataaagttgaaatagTAACATATTGGAGAATACTGGAAATCtacctaaaaaaaaaagaatttcacCAATAAGGTTATAAAAACGGGAACAATAAAGAGAACTAATAATACCTTTGGAGAAAATTACTTCGTTCTACGCCAAAACCTTTAGAAAATAATGAACAATGTGGAACCATATCATCTTTTATAGAAATATTTGGCTTATTCTTTTCCTACATGAATTCGTGCAATTAAGCTGAATTCtatggaaaaatattaaataaggaaaaatattGTGGTCCAAAAAGGAAAAGGCTACAGGAAAAACGTTGGCGGTGAGTAGACTGAATTTTATGGAATaagataaataaagaaaaatattcttGTAAAAATAGGAAAAGGCTTAAAAAAAAAGTTGAGCTAAAGAAACCAATCGTAAACCAAATCGGCAAGGAAAAGGCTTAAAAAAAAAGTTGAGCTAACCAAATCGTAAACCAAATCGGCCAAATCGCAACCCAAATCGGCCAAAAAGTAGGCATGTAGAATTTGACCCAAAGTCAACTATGTGACATTAATGTATACGTAATTTAAATGGAAAGAAAAATCAGTCTTAGGTAATTTATAATTAtatccttaaattatacaaataaatAAGTTTATAAAAGTCGATCAATGTTTCAAGAATAACACCAAAccattaagtcaactaaacattgGAGTTTCACATTTGACATTAAACTAGTTTCTCTCTACGTTCGTTGCACGTATATTATTCATttattgtataatatatatgCCAAATATAGTTGATAATTTTTAATATGCACGTATATTTCAAAAGTATTTGATTTAGTTGTAAATTAAGCAAAATCCAGCATTGTAGCATAACCTTAAGAACCTTGATAAAGAAAGTCAAACGGCATACTTTTTCACCAATTCTATCTCCGTTCTTCTAGTCATTATACTATAAAAAAACTTTGCTATATCTCCCTTTGAAGTATGATTGCTCCGGTGGATGATGCGTGAAGCTACATTCTTAGATTAACTTTATTTTCTCTATCTCCTTCAGCCATTACAATATTtattctacaacaacaacaacaacaacaacccagtataatcccacacgtgggtctggggagggtaatatgtacgcagaccttacccctaccccgaagggtagagaggctgtttccaggagacatTACAATATTTATTCTGTCTCGATATAATTGTCTTCTCAAGATTAATTATTTTTTGCTAAAATATTCAAGCTTCGATTTTTACACTTTAATGTACATGCCATGCACAAAATCTTCAATTTCATTATATACACCTATAAGTATGATAATGAAATATTGAGTTGCATGATGAGTCCTTTATTTACTAAATGAAAATTAGgaaatcaaaataaaattaagcGGAAAAGTTAAAATGTGCTCATGTACTATTCAAATTTACTCgctctcttattttttttaataagatCTTAGAGCTTGATATTTTTCTTGGTCCTTTTTTCACATTAAGGTTATCACAACAATGAGGTCTTCTTTCTCTTTCCATTTAACTAAATGGAACTTATATAAACGCAACTTAAATTAAACTAAGGAAATATTTACAAGATGTGGAAACAAATTAATATGTCTTAAATAAAGAGAAAGGAGCAAAAAGAATTGATACATTCATCACATGACAGACTTTATCGTTAGTTTCTAATTTCCTAAAATGATCTAGATGTTGTAAAAGTATTACCACAATTTATAGGTGGCATATTGTCAATAATATAACTTCTAGAATGCAACAAAGTAAAGTATGCTATAGAATGACGACTCACAATTTAATAtttctcaatatatatatatagggttttGTCTGCAAGAGCAAGAAGCAGATAATAGCACAATTTAGAATAGGCCTCAATCttgcaccaaaaaaaaaaaaaaaagaataggcCTCAATCGTTGCTATTTGTTTGGCATAGTGCAATTGGACTCAAaattttaaaaggaatttttacaccctatagaaaaccttagtaccatatttattttaaataaatatcattttaaaatattacatctTATAAATACCTTTTATCTTTTATAGCAA belongs to Nicotiana tabacum cultivar K326 chromosome 6, ASM71507v2, whole genome shotgun sequence and includes:
- the LOC142181681 gene encoding uncharacterized protein LOC142181681, whose amino-acid sequence is MILLPEQLVIKPNGNISGEDRLITKIFPSLNENGSCAKYMTERAILASRNEYVDQLNEMLIDKFPGESKIFHSFDSAEDDTNNYYQEEYLNTLTPNGLPPHRLILKKNAPIMLLRNLDPSNSLCNSTRMVCRGFDNNAIHAEIMMGQCTSKHVFIPRIQLSPPENEGYPFKFVRKQFPVRLCFAMTINKAQGQTIPNVGLYLPQHVFSHGQLYVALSREISMSTTKVLIMTEQSKCRNGTYTKNIVYKEVLGR